The proteins below are encoded in one region of Silene latifolia isolate original U9 population chromosome 2, ASM4854445v1, whole genome shotgun sequence:
- the LOC141641444 gene encoding uncharacterized protein LOC141641444 yields MGVLQKPRVYNKPTTSEITALIMGDSNNNSAGRDIIIEHRSDGLQRINELHPSYMALQYPLLFPCGEDSYYIGIKYYYDLTSSNKKKRKRECVTMREYYAYRLQQRLSDGYALLRGGKLLQQFIVDCCCVIESERLWYIRRNQSTIRCDMLNNICDAVTKGDYIGAKVGMRIFLPSSFTGGPRYMQANYQDAMAICRFYGNPHLFITFIANPKWSELDIMLRHIPGQRPEDRPDIMTRVFKLKLEQLMDCLKKDRYFGDVVANIYTIEFQKRGLPHAHILLWLKKDGSQVSPEYIDSIIKAEIPDKDEEPELYNIVSQFMVHGPCGDDNPSCSCMINNTCSKKYPKKSCEQTTIDHNGYPVYRRREDDRYIKKGVQCNTARAIKYLFKYILKGPDKATVLLKSEKEDEIKAYLDCRYLSECEASWKIFEFDFHQRNPSVIRLPVHLPGEQFLVLSDTSNLQGVINRANSCHTKLTGWFAANKTYPEARKLTYAQFPSEYVWKNGWIKRSKGKSVGRIAYVHPTTGERYYLRLLLNIVKGPTSFEELRTIDKRLFSSYKAACFAYGLLSDDKEWHEAMSEANRWAMPYQLREMFVTILLFCEVTDIKTFWENSYSMLSEDIERRKRKAFNHPTLILQEDVKRSYTLIEIDKMLMRYGKTLKDIRDMPLPGFEELQGMDNKLIREERLYDQRQLNQEWSENMKQLNTDQLLVYNDVMDAVSNGIAALLLPGGRIAHSRFDIPIDLFENSTCNISQKSQLAELIRMASLIIWDEAPMDNRFAFEALDRTLRDVMAFQDPQAEWRIFGGKVVLLGGDFRQVVFDKKLFNEWLLAMGGGHLEASAEDNEEEATWIKIPEQFIGSVRELDLTKVVAEMYPDFDLKHNDENYLRERAILTPLNETTDLINNYMAGLLPGGEVTYRSCDEICSSSTECEDHFTSYPTEYLNSLVLQGVPRHELKLKVGMPVMLLRNISHVRGLCNGTRLIITRLGKFIVEGKIITGSKIGKGNDSKNSDDFIGYKDPFRLKKKTISIKTVLRHDHQQESRTVTRPCRSLSAEAGFQSRAALRGGVKNKVARGIKVLY; encoded by the exons atgggggtgttacagaagccCAGAGTGTACAACAAGCCAACAACTTCAGAGATAACGGCGCTCATAATGGGTGACTCAAATAATAATAGCGCTGGCAGAGATATAATTATAGAACATAGGAGTGATGGCCTACAACGAATAAACGAGCTCCACCCATCGTACATGGCATTGCAGTACCCACTCCTTTTCCCGTGTGGCGAAGATAGTTATTATATTGGGATAAAATACTATTATGATTTGACATCCTCAAATAAGAAGAAGAGAAAAAGGGAGTGCGTGACGATGAGAGAATACTATGCTTATCGCCTACAACAAAGGTTATCTGATGGTTATGCTCTTCTGCGAGGGGGCAAGCTCCTGCAACAATTCAtagttgattgttgttgtgtAATAGAGTCAGAACGGTTGTGGTACATCAGAAGAAACCAATCAACCATAAGATGTGATATGTTGAACAATATATGTGACGCAGTGACCAAAGGAGATTATATCGGCGCGAAGGTAGGGATGAGGATATTTCTCCCGTCATCTTTCACCGGAGGGCCACGGTATATGCAGGCCAACTACCAGGACGCTATGGCGATATGCAGGTTTTATGGAAACCCACATCTGTTTATTACGTTCATAGCTAACCCAAAGTGGTCGGAGCTTGATATAATGCTGCGACACATACCAGGTCAGAGACCAGAGGATAGACCTGATATTATGACGAGAGTTTTCAAGCTAAAACTTGAACAGCTAATGGATTGCTTGAAGAAAGACCGTTACTTTGGAGATGTTGTTGCAA ACATATATACCATTGAGTTCCAGAAAAGAGGGCTGCCCCATGCCCATATACTTTTGTGGTTGAAAAAGGATGGTTCGCAAGTATCTCCGGAGTATATTGACAGCATTATTAAAGCAGAGATTCCCGACAAGGACGAAGAGCCCGAGTTATACAACATTGTATCTCAATTCATGGTTCATGGTCCATGTGGTGATGATAATCCCAGCTGCTCTTGCATGATCAATAATACATGTAGCAAGAAGTACCCGAAGAAGTCATGTGAGCAAACAACAATTGACCATAATGGGTATCCTGTGTATCGACGTAGAGAAGATGACAG GTACATCAAAAAAGGAGTACAG TGTAATACAGCACGGGCGATAAAATATCTCTTCAAATATATCTTAAAAGGGCCAGATAAAGCAACTGTACTATTGAAGAGTGAAAAGGAGGATGAGATCAAGGCCTACCTGGACTGTAGGTATTTATCGGAATGTGAAGCATCTTGGAAGATTTTCGAGTTTGATTTTCATCAGCGGAATCCCTCGGTAATACGTCTGCCAGTTCATTTACCAGGTGAACAGTTTTTAGTCTTAAGTGACACATCCAATTTACAGGGTGTTATAAACCGCGCAAATAGTTGCCATACAAAGTTAACTGGATGGTTTGCCGCAAATAAGACATATCCAGAGGCAAGGAAGCTTACTTATGCACAGTTTCCTTCAGAATATGTGTGGAAAAACGGATGGATAAAGCGCTCAAAGGGCAAGAGCGTAGGGAGAATTGCCTACGTTCACCCGACGACAGGGGAGAGGTATTACCTGCGCCTGTTACTGAACATAGTCAAGGGGCCAACTTCGTTTGAAGAACTCAGAACAATAGACAAGCGACTGTTTTCATCATATAAAGCGGCCTGCTTTGCCTATGGCTTATTAAGTGATGACAAAGAGTGGCATGAGGCTATGAGCGAGGCAAATAGGTGGGCAATGCCATATCAGCTCAGAGAGATGTTTGTAACAATACTCCTCTTTTGTGAGGTAACCGACATTAAGACTTTCTGGGAGAACAGTTACAGCATGCTCTCCGAAGATAttgaaagaagaaaaaggaaagcTTTCAACCACCCGACACTTATTCTACAAGAGGATGTTAAGCGGTcttacacattaattgaaatcgaTAAAATGCTAATGAGATATGGCAAAACATTAAAGGATATTAGGGATATGCCACTTCCGGGCTTCGAGGAATTACAGGGTATGGATAATAAGCTTATACGGGAGGAAAGATTATACGACCAACGACAGCTGAATCAAGAATGGTCAGAGAACATGAAACAGCTAAACACGGATCAATTACTTGTGTATAATGATGTAATGGACGCTGTAAGTAACG GTATTGCAGCGCTGCTTTTACCAGGGGGAAGAATTGCTCACAGTAGGTTTGATATACCGATCGACTTATTTGAAAATTCAACATGTAACATCTCGCAGAAGAGCCAGCTTGCTGAACTCATACGAATGGCGTCATTAATTATATGGGATGAGGCTCCTATGGACAACAGGTTTGCATTTGAAGCATTAGACAGAACACTTAGGGATGTGATGGCGTTTCAGGACCCGCAGGCGGAGTGGAGGATTTTTGGTGGTAAAGTGGTACTACTTGGGGGCGATTTCCGACAG gtagtttttgacaaaaaactctTTAATGAATGGCTGTTAGCAATGGGTGGGGGCCATCTCGAAGCAAGTGCAGAGGATAACGAGGAGGAAGCAACATGGATTAAGATACCAGAGCAATTTATAGGGAGCGTGAGAGAACTGGACCTGACGAAAGTGGTGGCTGAGATGTATCCTGACTTCGACTTAAAACATAATGACGAAAACTACCTCAGGGAGAGAGCCATACTTACACCCTTGAACGAGACGACAGATTTAATAAATAATTACATGGCTGGCCTGCTTCCAGGAGGTGAAGTAACGTACAGAAGTTGTGACGAGATATGTTCTTCATCTACCGAGTGCGAAGATCACTTCACGTCGTACCCGACGGAGTATTTAAACAGCCTTGTCTTACAGGGCGTGCCCCGTCATGAATTAAAGCTCAAAGTTGGAATGCCAGTTATGTTACTAAGAAATATTAGTCATGTGCGAGGGTTATGTAATGGAACCCGGCTTATTATCACTCGCCTTGGTAAATTCATAGTAGAAGGGAAAATAATTACAGGCTCCAAAATAGGAAAAGGTAATGATTCCAAGAATAGTGATGACTTCATCGGATACAAAGATCCCTTTCGTCTTAAAAAGAAGACAATATCCATTAAGACCGTGTTACGCCATGACCATCAACAAGAGTCAAGGACAGTCACTAGACCATGTCGGAGTTTATCTGCCGAAGCCGGTTTTCAGTCACGGGCAGCTCTACGTGGCGGCGTCAAGAACAAAGTCGCCCGAGGGATTAAAGTTTTATATTGA
- the LOC141643106 gene encoding uncharacterized protein LOC141643106, giving the protein MSGVPDFFYKEAQRLRYVARSAFKLLQLQEKYRLIKQGSAVLDLGCAPGAWLQVACQSLGPIQNGGVVVGIDLKKVKVPSDYCDGRVQTVCADVLTLPRDHIRALSPKKAFTVILSDMCPPVSGIKNKDAALSAELGMRALDLAVGRSVLGQNVSDSEKETDESAKTQGDDGILAPGGNLVIKLLESENRQEFNQICKPLFKKASWLRPKATRPSSREIYLICQGLRA; this is encoded by the exons ATGAGCGGAGTGCCCGACTTCTTCTACAAAGAAGCTCAACGCCTTCGTTATGTTGCTCGTTCTGCCTTTAAG TTGCTACAATTACAAGAGAAATACAGGTTGATTAAACAAGGCTCTGCAGTgcttgatcttggttgtgcccctGGTGCCTGGCTTCAG GTGGCTTGTCAGAGCTTGGGTCCGATTCAAAATGGTGGAGTTGTTGTTGGTATTGATCTTAAG AAGGTGAAGGTACCTTCTGATTATTGTGATGGTAGAGTACAAACAGTTTGTGCAGATGTTCTAACTCTTCCTAGAGACCATATAAGAGCACTTTCTCCCAAG AAGGCGTTTACAGTCATTCTATCAGACATGTGCCCCCCAGTATCTGGAATCAAAAATAAAGATGCTGCTCTATCCGCTGAACTAGGGATGCGAGCCCTTGACTTAGCAGTTGGAAGGTCAGTTCTAGGCCAAAATGTTTCGGACTCTGAAAAGGAAACTGATGAGTCTGCGAAAACTCAAGGTGATGATGGCATATTGGCCCCTGGGGGAAACCTTGTCATCAAGCTCTTAGAGAGTGAAAATAGGCAAG AATTTAATCAAATATGCAAACCACTCTTCAAGAAGGCATCATGGTTGAGGCCGAAAGCTACAAGACCATCTTCCAGAGAAATATATCTCATCTGTCAAGGTCTGCGTGCTTGA